The following is a genomic window from Staphylococcus saccharolyticus.
GGTTTATTTTTATGCGGTCATATATTAAAAAGTTCCACAAAATATTAAGAGCCACTAACCAGGTTACATGGTTCGTGGCTATATAAATTATTTAGCATATTCTACTGCTCTAGTCTCTCGAACAACTGTCACTTTGATGTGCCCAGGATATTGTAATTCTTCTTCTATTTGGTTCTTAATATCTCTAGCCAATCTATATGATTTTAAATCATCAATTTCATCAGGTGAAACAACTACTCTAATTTCTCTACCTGCTTGAATTGCAAATGCCTTTTCAACTCCATCATAGCTTTCTGATAAGGTTTCGAGTCTTTCAAGTCTTCTGATATAGTTCTCAAGTGTCTCTTTACGAGCACCAGGACGAGCAGCAGATAAAGCATCGGCGGCTGCTACCAATATTGAAATAATTGAAGTTGGCTCTACATCGCCATGATGGGAGTAAATTGCATTAATAACTGTATCATTTTCACCGTATTTCTTAGCTAATTCAACACCAATTTCTACGTGACTACCTTCTACTTCATGGTCGATTGCTTTTCCTACATCATGTAGTAAACCTGAACGTTTAGCTAAAGTAACATCTTCACCTAACTCTGCAGCGAACATACCTGAAAGATGTGCAACTTCTATGGAATGTTTTAAAACATTTTGACCATAACTTGTACGATAGTTTAGTCGTCCAAGAATTTTAACTAAATCAGGATGCATATTATGGACATTGATTTCAAATGTCGCTTGTTCCCCTGCATCTCTAATGATATCGCCTACTTCTTTTCTAGCTTTTTCAACCATATCTTCAATGCGTCCAGGATGGATACGTCCATCTGAAACTAAATTTACTAATGCTGTTCTTGCAATTTCACGTCTAATTGGGTCAAAGCCTGATAAAATAACTGCTTCTGGCGTATCATCGATAATTAAGTCGATACCAGTAAGTGTTTCTAACGTACGTATATTTCTACCTTCTCTACCTATTATACGACCTTTCATTTCATCGTTAGGTAAGTTAACAACTGAAACAGTAGATTCAGTTGTATGATCGGCTGCTAGTCTTTGTACTGTTGTAGCAAGTAATTCTTTAGCTGTTTTATCAACTTTTTCTTTTGCTTCATTTTCTTTTTCTTTAACAAGTACTGCAATATCTTGTGACAGTTCTTCTTCAACTCTTTGGAGCTGTTCATTTACAGCTTCTTCTTGAGTGAGACCGGAGATGCGTTCTAATTCTTGTTCATGCTTCATTATTAACGTTTGAACACTACTCTCTTTTGCATCTACTTGTTGTTGTCTTTCTTCAAGTTTTGATTCTTTTTGTTCTAAAATCTCATCTTTTTTATCTAAAAGTTCAGATTTTCGATCCAAGTTCTCTTCTTTTTGAAGAAGTCGGGTTTCTTGTCTTTGAAGTTCCCCACGTCTCTCACGTAGTTCACTTTCAACTTGTTCTTTTAAAATTTGGTTTTCTTCTTTTGCCTCTAATAACTTTTCTTTCTTAATATTGTCTGCTTCTTTATTTGCATAATTGACAATATCTTCGGCAGTTTGTCTTGCTTGAACTTGTTTTTGGTGTAATAAATTTCGGGCAACAACATACCCTACAACAACGCCTAGAATAATCCCCAGCAAAATGAGTAGGAGGCTTAATAAATTCACATAAACACCTCCTTTA
Proteins encoded in this region:
- the rny gene encoding ribonuclease Y, with amino-acid sequence MNLLSLLLILLGIILGVVVGYVVARNLLHQKQVQARQTAEDIVNYANKEADNIKKEKLLEAKEENQILKEQVESELRERRGELQRQETRLLQKEENLDRKSELLDKKDEILEQKESKLEERQQQVDAKESSVQTLIMKHEQELERISGLTQEEAVNEQLQRVEEELSQDIAVLVKEKENEAKEKVDKTAKELLATTVQRLAADHTTESTVSVVNLPNDEMKGRIIGREGRNIRTLETLTGIDLIIDDTPEAVILSGFDPIRREIARTALVNLVSDGRIHPGRIEDMVEKARKEVGDIIRDAGEQATFEINVHNMHPDLVKILGRLNYRTSYGQNVLKHSIEVAHLSGMFAAELGEDVTLAKRSGLLHDVGKAIDHEVEGSHVEIGVELAKKYGENDTVINAIYSHHGDVEPTSIISILVAAADALSAARPGARKETLENYIRRLERLETLSESYDGVEKAFAIQAGREIRVVVSPDEIDDLKSYRLARDIKNQIEEELQYPGHIKVTVVRETRAVEYAK